Part of the Niallia alba genome is shown below.
GAACAATTTTTACTTGCGAAGCAAAAAGAGGATGAGGAAAGAGGAAAGCAAGCTTTACTAGACATTCAGAAGATGGAAGCTGAAAAAGAAGCTGGTGATTCTCCAATCCCGAGTGGTCCATTAACAATTGGATTAACAATTAAAGACGATAGCGATTATCGTCGCCTCGAAGAAATTGTGGATGAAGAAAGACGTGTTACCGTGCAAGGATATGTCTTTTTTGCAGAAACAAAAGAGCTTCGTAGTGGAAGAACATTGTTGACATTTAAAATAACAGATTATACAAGTTCTATTCTTGTAAAAATGTTCTCACGTGATAAAGAAGATGCAGCGCTTTTTCAATTAGTGAAAAAGGGCATGTGGCTTAGAGCACGAGGAAGTATTCAAAATGATACATTTGTTCGCGATTTAGTAATGATCGGGAATGATTTAAATGAAATTAAGCCTGTCGAACGAAAAGATACAGCGAAAGAGGATGAAAAGCGTGTAGAGCTGCATCTTCATACACCAATGAGTCAAATGGATGCTGTTTCATCAGTGGCTACGCTTGTTACTCAAGCAAAAAAATGGGGGCATAAAGCGATCGCTATTACAGATCATGCTGTTGCGCAATCATTCCCTGAAGCGTTTGGAGCTGGAAAGAAAAATGATGTGAAAATTCTTTATGGGGTAGAGATGAATCTAGTAGACGATGGCGTACCGATTGCCTATAATCCAAAAGATATCGTACTCGAGGATGCTACGTATGTCGTGTTTGACGTTGAAACGACAGGACTTTCTGCCGTTTATAATACGATTATAGAGCTTGCGGCAGTTAAGATTCATAATGGCGAAATCATTGATCGATTTGAATCGTTTGCGAATCCACATCATCGCCTTTCCGCAACGACGATTAACTTAACAGGTATTACCGATGATATGGTAGAAAGTGCACCTGAAATAGATATTGTATTGCGTAAGTTTGCCGATTGGACAGGGGATAGTATTCTAGTTGCGCATAACGCATCGTTTGACGTTGGTTTCTTAAATGTCGGCTATCAGAAAGCAGGGTTGCCTAAATCGACTAATGCAGTCATAGACACATTGGAGCTGGGTAGATTTTTATACCCTGAAATGAAAAACCATCGTTTAAATACGTTGGCGAAGAAATTTGATATCGAATTAACTCAGCATCACCGAGCTATTTATGATGCAGAAGCAACTGGATACCTTGCTTTAAAAATGTTGAAGGATGCTTCTGAAAAAGGGATCATTAATCATAATCAATTGAACGATAATATGGGGCAGGGAAATGCATACCAAAGAGCTCGTCCTTATCACTGTACGGTACTTGCTCAAAACGACGTTGGCTTAAAAAATCTGTTTAAGCTCGTATCAATCTCTCATATTAATTATTTCTATCGTGTCCCGCGTATTCCAAGATCTGTGTTGCAAAAATATAGAGAAGGTTTGCTTGTAGGGTCAGCCTGTGATAAAGGGGAAGTCTTTGAGGCAATGATGCAAAAGGCTCCTGAGGAAGTAGAAGATATTGCCCCATTTTATGATTATTTAGAGGTAATGCCCAAAGAAGTGTACGCTCATTTAATGGAGATGGAGCTCGTCCAAGATGAAAAAGCATTGGAAGAAATTATCGCTAATATTGTAAAACTTGGCGACAAGTTAGACATACCAGTAGTGGCGACAGGAAATGTTCATTATCAAAATCCAAATGATAAGATTTATCGAGAAATTTTAGTCGGTTCACAAGGTGGAGCGAATCCACTTAACCGCCATAAGCTTCCTGATGTTCATTTTCGGACAACGAATGAAATGTTAGACTGTTTTAACTTCCTTGGAAAAGAAAAGGCGAAAGAATTAGTAGTAACGAACACTAATAAAATCGCCGATATGATTGATGTCATTAAACCGATTAAGGATGATCTTTATACACCAAAAATTGAAGGCTCAGAAGAAGAAATGCGAGAAATGAGCTATAGCATGGCTAGACGAATTTACGGAGATGAATTGCCGGAAATCGTGGAAGCACGCTTGGAAAAAGAATTAAAAAGTATCATCGGGCATGGATTTGCCGTTATCTATTTGATTTCTCATAAACTCGTGAAAAAATCATTAGATGATGGATACTTAGTAGGTTCTCGTGGATCTGTTGGTTCTTCCTTTGTTGCCACGATGACAGAGATAACCGAGGTTAATCCATTGCCCCCACACTATATATGTGCAGAATGTAAATATTCGGAATTCTTTAATGATGGTTCTGTTGGATCTGGATTTGATTTGCCTGATAAGGATTGTCCAAACTGTGGGGCTCGCTTAAAGAAAGATGGTCATGATATTCCGTTTGAAACTTTCCTTGGATTTAAAGGGGATAAGGTACCTGATATAGATTTGAATTTTTCCGGTGAATATCAGCCGATCGCCCATAACTATACAAAAGTACTGTTTGGTGATGAGTATGTATACCGTGCAGGAACAATAGGTACAGTAGCTGATAAAACAGCATATGGTTATGTTAAGGCTTATCAAAACGATAATAATTTACAAATTCGCGGAGCGGAAATTGATCGATTAGCTTCTGGCTGTACAGGTGTTAAACGAACAACTGGTCAGCATCCGGGGGGGATCATTGTTATTCCAGATTATATGGATGTATATGATTTTACGCCAATTCAATTTCCAGCAGATGACCGAAATTCGGAATGGAAAACGACCCATTTTGATTTCCATTCTATTCATGACAATGTATTAAAACTCGATATTCTTGGTCACGATGATCCAACTGTTATCAGAATGCTTCAAGATTTAAGTGGGATAGATCCTAAGACGATTCCAACAGATGACCCTGAAGTAATGAAAATATTTAGCGGTACAGAGTCCCTTGGAGTAACACCGGAACAAATATATTGTAAAACTGGTACATTTGGTATTCCTGAGTTTGGAACAAAATTTGTTCGGCAAATGCTCGAAGATACGAAGCCAACTACATTTTCTGAGTTAGTACAGATATCTGGTCTATCTCATGGTACGGATGTATGGTTAGGGAATGCCCAAGAACTTATTCATAATAATATTTGTAACTTAAGTGAAGTTATTGGATGTCGTGATGACATCATGGTCTATCTGATTTATCAAGGACTTGATCCTAGTTTTGCTTTCAAAATCATGGAAAGTGTACGTAAAGGGAAAGGTCTAACAGATGAAATGGAAGAAGAGATGAGAAAGAACGAAGTACCGGAATGGTATATTGATTCTTGTAAAAAAATAAAATATATGTTCCCTAAGGCGCATGCTGCTGCTTATGTATTAATGGCAGTTAGGATTGCCTATTTCAAAGTGCACCATGCATTATTATATTACGCAGCCTATTTCACTGTTCGTGCCGATGATTTTGATGTTGATGCGATGGTAAAGGGATCTCATAGTATTAAAGCAGTAATAGATGATATTAGTGCAAAAGGGTTAGATGCATCTACGAAAGAGAAAAACTTGTTAACAGTAATGGAACTTGCTTTCGAAATGGTAGAAAGAGGATATACCTTTAAGAAGGTGGATTTATATAAATCAAGTGCTACTGAATTTATTATTGAAGGAAATGCTCTTATACCGCCGTTTAACAGTATCCCAGGATTAGGAACAAATGCTGCTATTAACATTGTCGAAGCAAGAAAAAATGGGGAATTCTTATCGAAAGAGGATTTACAACAACGCGGAAAAGTTTCGAAAACAATTATGCAATATCTTGACAATCATGGTTGCTTGGCTGATATGCCGGATCAAAACCAGCTTTCTTTATTCTAAAATTTTTTTGGATAGGGGAAGAAACGTTGAAGTTACGGACTTTCATTTGCATAACTGAAGCGGTTATGGTATAGTTTAGTTGGAAATACTAAGGATAACTTTCGCGAATGGAGAGTGGGGCAACCCACTCTTTCCTGTTTGTATTAGGGTTTTTTCTTGAAAAACAGAGTGAGTATTATCGCACAAATTGATGGATGAGCAACAAGTGTACATATTTTAGTTTGCTAAGTTGACTCTAAAAACATAATAAGGTTCCTTGCTTAAGGAGGGGAAAATTTTGAGCAAAGTAACAGAAATAGTCGAAGAAATGGTACATCCCATTTTAGATGAACTACACTTAGAATTAGTAGATGTCGAATATGTAAAAGAGGGACCAAACTGGTTTTTACGTGTATATATTGACAAAGAAACTGGTGTAGATATTGATGAATGTGCAGTCGTTAGTGAAAAACTAAGTGAGAAGTTAGATGAAGTCGATCCGATTTCAGAGAACTATTTTCTTGAGGTTTCTTCACCTGGAGCAGAACGACCATTGAAAAAAGACAAAGACTTCGAAAAAGCGATTGGGAAAAATGTTTATATTAAAACATATGAACCAATTGAAAAGGAAAAAACATTTGAAGGAATCTTAACAGCTTTTGATGGGAAATCAGTGACAGTCGAAGTCAAAATTAAGACTAGAAAGAAAACGATTGAAATTCCATATGAAAAAGTGGCAAAAGCAAGACTTGCTGTTAGTTTTTCCTAATTATAAAGATCAAATGAGACAGCTTATGACAGCTTCTTTACAATGATCAATAATTTTTGATAAAAGAGAATAAAGGGGGATACACGCTCATGAGCAGTGAATTAGTTGATGCTCTAGTGTTACTTGAAAAAGAAAAAGGAATATCGCGAGAAGTGATCATGGATGCAATTGAAGCAGCATTGATCTCCGCTTATCGCCGTAATTTTAACCAGGCACAAAACGTACGAATTGATTTGAATTTAGGTGCAGGGTCCATGCGTGTATTTGCGAGAAAAGAAGTAGTTGATGAGGTATTTGATCCACGTCTTGAAATTTCTTTGGAAGATGCACAAAAAATTAATCCGAACTATGAAGTAGAAGATGTTGTTGAACTAGAAGTTACACCAAAAGATTTTGGACGTATTGCAGCACAAACTGCGAAACAAGTAGTTACACAACGAGTTCGCGAAGCTGAAAGAGGAATTATTTATTCTGAATTTATCGATCGCGAAGAAGATATTATGACAGGGATTGTTCAACGTCAAGACAGTAAATTCATTTATGTCAGCTTAGGTAAAATTGAAGCAATTTTACCTACAAATGAACAAATGCCAAATGAGCATTATAAACCACATGATCGCATTAAGGTTTTCTTAACAAAAGTGGAAAAGACAACAAAAGGTCCACAAATCTTTGTATCTAGAACACATCCTGGTCTACTGAAAAGATTGTTTGAGATGGAAGTTCCTGAAATCTATGATGGAACAGTAGAAATAAAATCAGTTGCGCGTGAAGCTGGAGATCGTTCAAAGATTTCCGTTCATTCTGATAATGAAGAAGTAGATCCAGTAGGTTCTTGCGTAGGTCCTAAAGGAACTCGTGTGCAGACGATTGTGAATGAGTTAAAAGGGGAAAAGATTGATATTGTTAAGTGGTCAAGTGATCCAACAGTATTTGTTGCGAATGCCTTAAGTCCTTCGAAAGTACTAGAAGTTATTGTAAACGAAGAAGAAAAAGCAACAACTGTTATTGTTCCCGATTATCAATTATCATTGGCAATCGGTAAAAGAGGCCAAAATGCACGCTTAGCAGCGAAGCTTACTGGCTGGAAAATTGATATCAAATCTGAATCAGAAGCAAGAGAGGCTGGAATATATCCAACTGAAAATTCATTGATTAAATTTGATGATGAGGCAGACGAAGAGGATGATTTCCGTTTGAGCACGGAAGATTTCGAGATTTGAGGTGAATGTGTGTGAACAAACCAAGAAAAGTACCAATGCGTAAATGTGTTGCTACCGGTGAAATGAAGCCGAAAAAAGAACTAGTTCGCATCGTTCGTTCCAAAGAAGGGGTTGTATCCGTCGATTTAACGGGAAAAAAATCCGGTCGAGGAGCATATCTTTCATTGGACAAAGAAGCAGTACTATTAGCCAAGAAGAAGAATATTCTTTCTAACCAGCTTGAAGTGACAGTAGATGATACTGTTTACGATGAGCTGTTAGAACTAATAGATAAGGAGCAAAGACAATCCAAATGAACGATAACAAGTGGATGTCATTACTTGGCTTAGCAAATCGAGCACGGAAAATAACCTCAGGTGAGGAATTGACCGTAAAAGAAATTAGAAGCGGTAATGCAAAACTAATATTATTATCGGAAGATGCATCACAAAACACGACAAAAAAAATCACCGATAAATGTCGTTCCTATAAAGTACCAGTGAAGCTTGTTTCAAATAGGGAAATCCTAGGGAAAGCAATAGGGAAAGAGCAAAGAGTGGTTGTCGCTGTTTTGGATAATGGATTTGCAAAAAAACTTTTAACGCTGCTCGATTAATTCTAGCGGGGGTGAAATGATGAGTAAAGTGCGAGTATACGAATACGCAAAACAATATAACATTTCAAGCAAGGATGTTATTGCTAAATTAAAAGAGATGAATGTAGAAGTCTCAAACCATATGACAACATTGGAAGAGGACGCAATTAAAAAATTGGATAGTGTATATAATAAAAAGAGTGAAGAAAATAAGCCAAAAGCACCGGCTCAAAAAGCGGCTGCTAAAAATATCGCGGACGAGTATGAAAAAGAAAGCGATGAAATGGCTGAAAAGGGGAAAGTAAATCAATCTGTGAAAAATACTAAAGATAATAAACCAGGTTTTAATAAACCAAAAACTAATAATAACAACAATAAGAATAGAAACAACAATAATCGCAAAGGGAAGCAAAATGCTGCTCCAGTTGCACCTCCAGCTCCGAAAAAAGAAAAAGAATTACCGGAAAAAATTACATTCAGCGAGTCTTTGACAGTTGCTGAATTAGCAAAAAAATTGCATCGTGAACCATCTGAAATCATTAAAAAATTATTCCTTCTTGGTGTAATGGCAACAATCAACCAGGAGTTAGATAAGGATGCAATTGAATTAATCTGTACAGATTACGGTGTTGAAGTCGAAGAAGAAGTGAAAATCGACACAACCGATCTAGAAGTATACTTTACAGATGATGAGAACGCAGAATTAGTAGAGCGTCCGTCTGTTGTTACAATTATGGGACACGTTGACCATGGGAAAACAACATTACTTGATAGCATTCGTAATACAAAAGTAACAGCAGGAGAAGCTGGTGGAATTACACAGCATATTGGTGCATATCAAATCGAGGAAAATGGTAAGAAAATTACATTCCTTGATACACCTGGACACGCAGCCTTTACAACAATGCGTGCACGTGGTGCAAAAATTACTGATATCACGATTCTTGTTGTCGCTGCAGACGATGGAGTAATGCCACAAACAATTGAAGCAATCAACCATGCGAAAGCCGCTGAAGTTCCAATTATTGTTGCAGTCAATAAAATGGATAAACCAACAGCAAATCCTGACCGTGTAATGCAAGAATTAACAGAACATGGATTAGTACCGGAAGCTTGGGGTGGGGAAACTATCTTTGTTCCACTTTCCGCGTTAACTGGAGAAGGTATTGATTCATTACTTGAAATGATCCTTCTAGTAAGTGAAGTAGAAGAATATAAAGCAAATCCAAAACGTAACGCTGTAGGTACTGTTATTGAAGCACAGCTAGATAAAGGAAAAGGTTCTGTGGCAACATTGCTTGTTCAAAACGGAACGCTAAACATTGGTGACCCTATTGTAGTTGGTAATACATTTGGTCGTGTTCGTGCGATGGTAAATGATTTAGGTAGACGTGTGAAAACAGCTGGACCATCTACTCCAGTAGAAATTACAGGATTAAATGAAGTTCCTCAAGCTGGTGATCGATTTGTTGTTTTCAATGATGAGAAAACAGCAAGACAAATCGGGGAAGCTCGTTCTACTCAAGCCATTCAAGCTCAAAGATCAGAAAAAACAAGAATCAGCTTAGACAACCTGTTTGAACACATGAAACAAGGGGAAATGAAAGATATTAACATCGTTCTTAAAGCCGATGTTCAAGGTTCAGCAGAAGCGTTAGCTGCCGCTCTATATAAAATAGAAGTAGAAGGTGTTAACGTTAAAATCATTCATACTGGTGTAGGGGCAATTAATGAGTCAGATATTACACTTGCAGCAGCATCAAATGCAATTGTAATCGGATTTAACGTGCGTCCAGATGTAAATGCGAAAAGAGCTGCAGACGCTGAAGAAGTAGATGTACGCTTACACCGTATTATTTATAAAGTAATTGAAGAAATTGAAGCAGCGATGAAAGGAATGCTTGATCCTGAGTTCCAAGAAAAAATTATTGGTCAGGCTGAAATTCGTCAAACATTCAAAGTTTCTAAAATTGGTACAATTGCAGGTTCATACGTAACGGACGGGAAAATTACAAGAGATAGCGGAATTCGCTTAATCCGTGACGGTGTTGTTATTTTCGAAGGGGAAATCGATGCCTTAAAACGTTTCAAAGACGATGCAAAAGAAGTAGCTCAAGGTTACGAATGTGGTATTACAATCAAAAACTTTAATGATGTTAAAGAAGGCGATGTAATTGAAGCATACGTAATGGAAGAAATTGAGCGTAAATGATTGTTGGTTTAATGACAGTGGAATGCATCATTTATGATGCCCACTCATTAAAAGAAAAGCGGGCGGTTCTGCAAAGAATTATGACCCGCTTAAAACAAAAATTTAATATCTCTATTTCAGAAGTCGAGTATCAAGATACTTGGCAAAGAACAAAGCTTGCAATTGTTACTGTTGCTTCCGTCCGTGTTTCTGCAGAAGGCGTGTTGCAACAAACACAGCAGTTTATCGATTCTTTTCCGGAAATAGAGAGAACCATTACAGATATAGAATGGCTTTAAAAAAATGAGGTGAATTGCGCGATGAGTCTAAGACCAAATCGTGTTGGTGAACAAATGAAGAAGGAACTAGGCGAGATTATTAGTCGTAAGATAAAAGATCCTCGCATTGGTTTCGTAACAGTTACAGATGTGAATGTTACTGGTGATCTTCAACAAGCAACTGTGTATATTTCCGTACTTGGCGATCAAGAACAACGTGAGAACACATTAAAAGGGCTAGCAAAAGCGAAAGGCTTTATTCGTTCTGAAATAGGACAACGAATTCGTTTACGCAAAACCCCAGAAATTACGTTTGAATTTGATGAGTCGATAGATTACGGAAATAGAATTGATACATTATTGCATCAAATCGCAAAAGAAAATCCGTCTAGTAACGACGAAAAATAAGATGATGTAAAAATATGCTCCTATCGGACTTTTTCCATGGTTATGGATATGGACGATAGGAGTTTTTTATAGAAGCTTTAAATAAAGTTAACTTTAGAACAAAGCCCGTTGATTTCCGATCCAGGAACTTGCTTTCCGCGGGGAGGGATGAGAGCCTCCTTGGGGTCTCTCATTTCCCTCATCTCCCGCAGGAGTCAAGTTCCCTCCACTACAATCAACTCAGAATTTTAAATGACATTACAAGTAAAGAGCAAGATCTATTTTCGCATAAATTATTTAATTTATAAATGAATAAAGGATGAGATATATGGAAGGAATTTTACCGTTATGGAAGCCTAAGGGGCTTACTTCTCATGATTGCGTTTTTCGGTTACGAAAGATTTTACATATGAAAAGAATTGGCCATACTGGAACACTGGATCCTGATGTAACGGGTGTATTGCCAATCTGTTTAGGTAGGGGAACGAAAGTAGCGGAATACATAACAGATGCAGGCAAAGAATACGTTGGGGAGGTAACAATTGGTTACTCCACTACAACCGAAGATCGTTCTGGAGAAAAAGTAGAGGAAAAGAAAGTAACAGAAACAGTCACTAGAGATAGAATAGAAGCAATCTTAAATGATTTAACGGGAACTATTACGCAAACACCACCGATGTATTCTGCTGTTAAGGTAAATGGAAGAAGGCTTTATGAATACGCAAGACAAGGGCTAGTGATTGAACGTCCCTCCAGACAAGTAAACATTTACTCGTTAGAATTAATAGAGGAATGGAAAGAATTAAAGGGGGATACTGTATCATTCCGTTTTAAAGTTAGCTGTAGTAAGGGGACATATATTAGAACCCTTGCTGTGATGATCGGAGAAAAATTAGGATATCCTGCTCATATGTCAGATTTGTGTCGAACACGTTCAGCGGCATTTACGGAGAAAGAGTGTGTGACCTTCGATGAACTAGAGGAATATATAGAAAAAGGAGTTCTCGACAAGCATATTTATCCTATAGAAGAGGCGCTTTTACATTTGCCGAAATATGAAATAAATGATACATTAGCTTTGAAGGTACGAAATGGATCGGTATTAGAAGCTCCTGCTCATTTATTGGATGAACAGGAGCCAATTGTCATTCAAACAACATTAGGGCAAGCGTTAGCCATATACATTCAGCATCCAACAAAAAAAGGATTAATTAAACCGTCCAAAATATTAAAAATCTTGGAGTAAGAATTGATGCTTCGTACACCTTGAAAAGAAAGTTTGGCAAAGCAAATAAAGAAATTTGAGCTAGAAAAGGTGAGTAGCATAATGAAGATAGTAAGAATAAATCATTCAGAAAGAAATAAAGAGCATGATTATCCACCAATTTCCATCGCGTTAGGTTCCTTTGATGGAGTACATCTTGGCCACCAAAAAGTAATAGGCGAAGCAAAAAAAGTAGCTGATCA
Proteins encoded:
- the infB gene encoding translation initiation factor IF-2, translating into MSKVRVYEYAKQYNISSKDVIAKLKEMNVEVSNHMTTLEEDAIKKLDSVYNKKSEENKPKAPAQKAAAKNIADEYEKESDEMAEKGKVNQSVKNTKDNKPGFNKPKTNNNNNKNRNNNNRKGKQNAAPVAPPAPKKEKELPEKITFSESLTVAELAKKLHREPSEIIKKLFLLGVMATINQELDKDAIELICTDYGVEVEEEVKIDTTDLEVYFTDDENAELVERPSVVTIMGHVDHGKTTLLDSIRNTKVTAGEAGGITQHIGAYQIEENGKKITFLDTPGHAAFTTMRARGAKITDITILVVAADDGVMPQTIEAINHAKAAEVPIIVAVNKMDKPTANPDRVMQELTEHGLVPEAWGGETIFVPLSALTGEGIDSLLEMILLVSEVEEYKANPKRNAVGTVIEAQLDKGKGSVATLLVQNGTLNIGDPIVVGNTFGRVRAMVNDLGRRVKTAGPSTPVEITGLNEVPQAGDRFVVFNDEKTARQIGEARSTQAIQAQRSEKTRISLDNLFEHMKQGEMKDINIVLKADVQGSAEALAAALYKIEVEGVNVKIIHTGVGAINESDITLAAASNAIVIGFNVRPDVNAKRAADAEEVDVRLHRIIYKVIEEIEAAMKGMLDPEFQEKIIGQAEIRQTFKVSKIGTIAGSYVTDGKITRDSGIRLIRDGVVIFEGEIDALKRFKDDAKEVAQGYECGITIKNFNDVKEGDVIEAYVMEEIERK
- a CDS encoding YlxQ family RNA-binding protein — its product is MNDNKWMSLLGLANRARKITSGEELTVKEIRSGNAKLILLSEDASQNTTKKITDKCRSYKVPVKLVSNREILGKAIGKEQRVVVAVLDNGFAKKLLTLLD
- the truB gene encoding tRNA pseudouridine(55) synthase TruB, translating into MEGILPLWKPKGLTSHDCVFRLRKILHMKRIGHTGTLDPDVTGVLPICLGRGTKVAEYITDAGKEYVGEVTIGYSTTTEDRSGEKVEEKKVTETVTRDRIEAILNDLTGTITQTPPMYSAVKVNGRRLYEYARQGLVIERPSRQVNIYSLELIEEWKELKGDTVSFRFKVSCSKGTYIRTLAVMIGEKLGYPAHMSDLCRTRSAAFTEKECVTFDELEEYIEKGVLDKHIYPIEEALLHLPKYEINDTLALKVRNGSVLEAPAHLLDEQEPIVIQTTLGQALAIYIQHPTKKGLIKPSKILKILE
- the nusA gene encoding transcription termination factor NusA — encoded protein: MSSELVDALVLLEKEKGISREVIMDAIEAALISAYRRNFNQAQNVRIDLNLGAGSMRVFARKEVVDEVFDPRLEISLEDAQKINPNYEVEDVVELEVTPKDFGRIAAQTAKQVVTQRVREAERGIIYSEFIDREEDIMTGIVQRQDSKFIYVSLGKIEAILPTNEQMPNEHYKPHDRIKVFLTKVEKTTKGPQIFVSRTHPGLLKRLFEMEVPEIYDGTVEIKSVAREAGDRSKISVHSDNEEVDPVGSCVGPKGTRVQTIVNELKGEKIDIVKWSSDPTVFVANALSPSKVLEVIVNEEEKATTVIVPDYQLSLAIGKRGQNARLAAKLTGWKIDIKSESEAREAGIYPTENSLIKFDDEADEEDDFRLSTEDFEI
- the rnpM gene encoding RNase P modulator RnpM, whose product is MNKPRKVPMRKCVATGEMKPKKELVRIVRSKEGVVSVDLTGKKSGRGAYLSLDKEAVLLAKKKNILSNQLEVTVDDTVYDELLELIDKEQRQSK
- a CDS encoding DUF503 domain-containing protein — protein: MIVGLMTVECIIYDAHSLKEKRAVLQRIMTRLKQKFNISISEVEYQDTWQRTKLAIVTVASVRVSAEGVLQQTQQFIDSFPEIERTITDIEWL
- a CDS encoding PolC-type DNA polymerase III, translated to MSDIQGKVDRFQILLQQLQLTDDPYISHFRNASIEKIVVEKRSKKWHFHFLFDDIIPFQVYQLFTTKLRSSFSHIATITYDIRVRNGIVTDVLIRDYWSACIEEMQGISPPLLKLLNEQVPQFNGNKLTIQVRNEMEGLAIKRKYANLITDAYQYFGFPAMSLDTEIVEEKSNSEYEQFLLAKQKEDEERGKQALLDIQKMEAEKEAGDSPIPSGPLTIGLTIKDDSDYRRLEEIVDEERRVTVQGYVFFAETKELRSGRTLLTFKITDYTSSILVKMFSRDKEDAALFQLVKKGMWLRARGSIQNDTFVRDLVMIGNDLNEIKPVERKDTAKEDEKRVELHLHTPMSQMDAVSSVATLVTQAKKWGHKAIAITDHAVAQSFPEAFGAGKKNDVKILYGVEMNLVDDGVPIAYNPKDIVLEDATYVVFDVETTGLSAVYNTIIELAAVKIHNGEIIDRFESFANPHHRLSATTINLTGITDDMVESAPEIDIVLRKFADWTGDSILVAHNASFDVGFLNVGYQKAGLPKSTNAVIDTLELGRFLYPEMKNHRLNTLAKKFDIELTQHHRAIYDAEATGYLALKMLKDASEKGIINHNQLNDNMGQGNAYQRARPYHCTVLAQNDVGLKNLFKLVSISHINYFYRVPRIPRSVLQKYREGLLVGSACDKGEVFEAMMQKAPEEVEDIAPFYDYLEVMPKEVYAHLMEMELVQDEKALEEIIANIVKLGDKLDIPVVATGNVHYQNPNDKIYREILVGSQGGANPLNRHKLPDVHFRTTNEMLDCFNFLGKEKAKELVVTNTNKIADMIDVIKPIKDDLYTPKIEGSEEEMREMSYSMARRIYGDELPEIVEARLEKELKSIIGHGFAVIYLISHKLVKKSLDDGYLVGSRGSVGSSFVATMTEITEVNPLPPHYICAECKYSEFFNDGSVGSGFDLPDKDCPNCGARLKKDGHDIPFETFLGFKGDKVPDIDLNFSGEYQPIAHNYTKVLFGDEYVYRAGTIGTVADKTAYGYVKAYQNDNNLQIRGAEIDRLASGCTGVKRTTGQHPGGIIVIPDYMDVYDFTPIQFPADDRNSEWKTTHFDFHSIHDNVLKLDILGHDDPTVIRMLQDLSGIDPKTIPTDDPEVMKIFSGTESLGVTPEQIYCKTGTFGIPEFGTKFVRQMLEDTKPTTFSELVQISGLSHGTDVWLGNAQELIHNNICNLSEVIGCRDDIMVYLIYQGLDPSFAFKIMESVRKGKGLTDEMEEEMRKNEVPEWYIDSCKKIKYMFPKAHAAAYVLMAVRIAYFKVHHALLYYAAYFTVRADDFDVDAMVKGSHSIKAVIDDISAKGLDASTKEKNLLTVMELAFEMVERGYTFKKVDLYKSSATEFIIEGNALIPPFNSIPGLGTNAAINIVEARKNGEFLSKEDLQQRGKVSKTIMQYLDNHGCLADMPDQNQLSLF
- the rbfA gene encoding 30S ribosome-binding factor RbfA, which produces MSLRPNRVGEQMKKELGEIISRKIKDPRIGFVTVTDVNVTGDLQQATVYISVLGDQEQRENTLKGLAKAKGFIRSEIGQRIRLRKTPEITFEFDESIDYGNRIDTLLHQIAKENPSSNDEK
- the rimP gene encoding ribosome maturation factor RimP produces the protein MLSKVTEIVEEMVHPILDELHLELVDVEYVKEGPNWFLRVYIDKETGVDIDECAVVSEKLSEKLDEVDPISENYFLEVSSPGAERPLKKDKDFEKAIGKNVYIKTYEPIEKEKTFEGILTAFDGKSVTVEVKIKTRKKTIEIPYEKVAKARLAVSFS